The region GTCGAACGTGCGGTTGCGCACCTGTTCGTCGCCTCCGAAGAAGGTGTAGGCGGGCGTGATGTCGCCGTTGTAGCGAAGCTCTGCGATCAGCGGCACGGGCAGCAACCGCGCGAAGTCGAGGCCGATGCCTGCCGCCACCCCGAGCACGAGGGGGCTGAAACTGCGGGAGAGAAACACGGAGGGCTCGTCCGAATCGGCCGAGGCTTCCTCGAAGCTGAACGTTTCCCCGAGGAACAGATCAGCGCGCGGCCCGGCGAACGCGAACAGACGGAGTCCGCCGTCGCCGAGCGTGTTCGCGTACTGAGGGGCGGCGAGCAGGAAAATGTAATTGAAGCGGGAGTCGAACTCGCCGCGGGCTGCCTCGCTGAAGTCTTCGCCGCGGCTCCCCTTCGCATGGTATCCGATCTCTCCTAGGAAATCCATGGTCCCCGAGAGCGGCGACGTGACGAAGAAGCTGCCGGTGGCTCCCCACCGCGCATCGCCCGACCCACGGTTGTGCAATTCTGCGGCCGTGACTCCGAGTTTCACCCCGTAGCCTAGCCGCTCTTGCGCCTGCGCGGGTTGAAGGCCGACCGCGAACAGCAAGAGCAGAGCATAGCGTCGAAATGCCATCATACGTGGAGCGATCAGATCAGAAAGAGAGGCCGGCGCGGAGGCTGAACGTACGGAAACGAGAATCACCGTTCCGTAAACTCCGGGCCGGTGTCACGTCGGCATCGTAGCGCAGTTCGATCAGGAGAGGCATTGATACCGCATCCGCCAGATCGAGGCCTATGCCTGCAGAAACCCCGAAGACGATGGACTCGAACCCGGGCGTGTCAAACGGAAGCTCTACCGTCTCCCGCTCACCATCGACCGTCGCCACCACCCGCTCGGCGGCGAGCAGGTCGAGCCGTGGCCCGAGAAAGGCGTAGAACCGAAGTCCACCCGAACCCAACGTGGCGGCGTATTGCGGAGCGATCAAGAGCGAAGCGTAATCGTATTGGAAATCGGCATCGGTGAACCGCCGGGTATTATTCTCATCCCTGAACTCGCCTGCCTCATAGCCTTTCCGGTAGTAGTCGGCTGCCACGAGCGCGCGCCACGCGCCGCGTACAGGGACGGCGGCGAAGACGCCGGCGTTCAGCCCGAAACGGCTTTCGAGTCCTCCCCCATTCGTCCCATTGGAGAAACGGAGTTCGGCGGAGGTGGCGCCGAGCTTGAGCCCGAAGCGAGCGCCGTCCTGCGCCTGAACCGGCCACGCAGCGCACGCGAGCAGCAGAAGGGTAGTGATGCGAGCGATGCTCATAGGAGGTGCGGGGGTTGGGGGAGACACAGCATGGCGGCTAGCGGGGCGGCGTCGCGGGCTGACTCCACACGAACGCGCCGTCAGGGTCGATGTAACCCTCGCGGTCGCCGTCACGGACGAAGGCGAGGCCGTCGCGGAACGAGCGGGCGTAGTCGTAGCGGAGCGGGATCACTTCGGCGCCGTCGGCATCGACGAAGCCGAACTGCCCGCCGCGTTGCACGAGGGCGCGGCCGTCGGAGAACTCGGAGGCGAAGTCGTACTGCGCGGGGACGATAACGCGCCCATCGCGGTCGACGAACCCCCACTGCCCGGCGCGGCGGACGGGCGCACGGGCTTCGCTGAACGCCCCGGCGCGACCGAACTGCGGCGGAATGACGAGCGCCCCCGTCGTGTCGATGTAGCCGTACCGGTCGTCGAGCACGACGGCGGCGCGGCCTTCGGAAAAGCCGGAAGCCCAGCGGAATTGCGGCGCGATGGCGACGCGGCCTTCGGTGTCGAGATAGCCCCACCGACGCGCTCGGAACGGCCACGTGCCTACGTTCTGCGCGAAGGGGAGCCGCCCATCGACGAGGCCGAGCACGTTGAGCGCGTTCTCCACCCGGAACGCCATGTCGCCCCCAGCCCCGACGACCTCCCATCCCCCCTCGTCCTGCAACGTCACGCCGAGGAACGCGAGCGCGGACAGCCCGAGCGGGACGTAGCTCCGCGTCCGCATCCGCACGACGGGGGCGAGCGTGCTGTCGCCCGACCGCCCGAAGTCCCGTGCGCGGGATAGCGTCGCGGGCACGATCACGGTGCCGTCGGTGGCGATGAAAGCTTCGAGCAGGCGGGCCTCCGCCGTCGCGGCATCGCTCCCCAACTCGGCGCCCGCCGTCGGGAGGACGACGCGGGCGCGGCCTTCGGCGAAGTCGAACGCTTGCCGATAGACCGGCGAGAGGACGACTGCACCTGCGGGGTCGATGTAGCCGTACCGCCCATCAATTTCGACGCGCGCGAGGCCTTCGGCGAAAGCGTACGCCCCGTCGAACTGCGGCTCGATCACGACCTCCCCCGCCCGGTCGATGTAGCCCCACCGCCCGCGCACGGCGATGGGGAAGCGGTCCGCGCCCGCCGCGACTTGCTCGGCGGGCACCGGAGCCGGCAGCCGATCGGCTACCTCGGGCGGCACCCCGATCGGGACGGCCGTGCAGCCGGCGGCGGCGACAAGCGCGAGCAGGAAAAGCGAGCGCAGCAGACGCATGCCAGGCCTACGGGCGCTCGACGATGAGGGCCGTCGCTTCGCCACCGCCGATGCAGATGGCGGCGAGGCCGCGCTTGGCGTCGCGCTGCTCCATCGCGTAGAGCAGCGTCGTGAGAATGCGCGCGCCGGAGGCGCCGATGGGGTGGCCGATCGCGACGGAGCCGCCGTTCACGTTCAGCTTCTCCGTCGGAATCCCGAGCGCGTCCTGCGCCGCGAGGCTCACGACGGCGAACGCCTCGTTCACCTCGAAGAGGTCGATGTCGTCGATCGTGAGGCCGGTCTTTTCGAGCACCTTTTCGGTGGCCTGGATCGGCGCGGTCGTGAACTCGACGGGCGGCTTGGCGTGCTGCGCGGACGCGACGATGCGGGCGAGCGGCTTGAGGCTGTGCTCTTTCGCCCAGTCCTCGTCGGCGATGAGGAGCGCGGCGGCGCCGTCGTTGATCGTCGAAGCGTTCGCGGCGGTGACCGTGCCGCCGTCGCGCGTGAAGACCGGCCGGAGCGTCGGGATCTTATCGAAGTTGGTGCGGAACGGCTCCTCGTCCTTGTCGACGACGGTATCGCCCTTGCGGCCCTTGATGGTGACGGGCGCGACTTCGGCGTCGAACCGGCCGCTGTTCACCGACTCCTGCGCGCGCTGATAGCTGAGGACGGAGAACTCGTCCTGCCGCTCGCGCGGGACGTTGCACGTGTCGGCGCAGAGGTCGGCGGCGACTCCCATCGCCTCGCCGCTGTAGGCGTCGGTCAGCCCGTCGTGCTGCATCGCGTCGACGACCTGCCCATTGCCGAAGCCGTAGCCGTAGCGGCCGTTCTGGAGCAGGAACGGCGCCGCCGACATGTTCTCCATCCCGCCCGCGACGACGACCTTCGCGTCGCCCGCGCGGATCGCCTGATCGGCGAGCATGACGGCCTTCATCCCCGAGCCGCAGACCTTGTTGATGGTCATGCACGGCGTCTTGTCCGGCAGCCCGGCCTTGATCGCCGCTTGGCGCGCGGGCGCCTGCCCCACCCCGGCCGTGACGACGCAGCCCATGATCACCTCGTCGACGGCGTCGGGCGCGATACCGGCGCGTTCGAGCGCGGCTTTGATGGCGGTGGCGCCGAGGTCGGGTGCGGATACGTCTTTGAGCGCGCCGCCGAACGAGCCGACGGGCGTGCGGGCAGCGGAGAGGATGACGGAAGCCATGAGTCGATTGGGGATTTCGGAATGGGGATTTGGGATCGGACGCGACCTTTATCGGAGCACCCGTAGCGACGCAACATGTTGCGTCTCCGAACGTGGCACCCCCGGCGAGGCGAGAAGATACCCGGTGCGATCCGGCCAAAAGAGAAGGACGCTAGCCCGAGGCCGCGTCCTTCCGCATTTTTCACCCGCCGACCGCCGATACGTGGGCGAGGGCAGACACACGGGTCTGCCCCTACGTCGTCGCGTTCGTGACGCCGGGGATGTGGGGCTCGGAGATCGGCGTGCCGTCGAGGTCCATGACCTCTTTGGGGTCGTTGTTCTCGTCCACGAGCACGACGCGGGGCCGGTGGCTCTGCGCCTCCTCCGGCGTCATCTCGGCGTAGGCGATCACGATGATCTCGTCGCCGGGGGCGTTGAGGCGGGCGGCGGGGCCGTTGAGGCAGACCGTCCGGCTCCCGCGCTCGGCGGGGATCGTGTACGTCTCGAGGCGGGCACCGTTGTTCACGTTGACGACCTGCACCTTCTCGTAGGGCAGGATCTTCGCCGCCTCCAGCAGCTCGGCGTCGAGCGTGATGGAGCCTTCGTAGTAGAGGTCGGCTTCGGTCACCGTGAGGCGGTGGAGCTTCCCTTTAAAGAGGGTAATCGTCATGGGCGAGCGGTCGACCGGCGCGAGGCCCGTCAGTCGATGGTGAGGAACGTGTTGTCGATCAGGCGGGCGCCGCCGAAGTGGACGGCGAGGGCGGCCAGCGCTTCCTGTCCCGGCCGGAGCCGGTCGATGGGCTGGAGCGTCTCGGTATTCACGACCTCGGCGTATTGCAGCCGCGCGAGGGGCGCCGCCGCGATTTTAACCCGCATCGTGTCTACGAGGGTCGATGCCTGCCGTTCCCCCGCCGCCACCTGCTCCCTGACCGCAGAAAGGGCCTGGGAGAGCACAATGGCTTGCTTCCGCTCTTCTTCACTGAGGTAGCGGTTCCGCGACGAGAGCGCGAGCCCGTCCGCCTCCCGCACCGTATCGAGCCCGACGAGCTCGACGCCGAGGCCCAGGTCGCGCGTCATCCGGCGGAGGATGAGGAACTGCTGCGCGTCCTTCCGCCCGAACACGGCGAGGTGCGGCCGGCACGCGAGGAAGAGCTTGGCTACGACCGTCGTGACGCCGTCAAAGTGGCCGGGGCGGAACGCGCCGCACAAGTGCTCCCCCATCCCCGCGACCGCCACCGTCGTTACGGCGCCGTCGTCGTACATCGCGTCCACCGACGGTGTGAATACGGCGTCGACGCCGCCGCTGGCGCCGAGCGCGTCGAGGTCGGCGTCGAGCGTGCGGGGGTAGGCGTCGAAGTCCTCGCCCGGCCCGAACTGCGTCGGGTTGACGAAGATGGAGACGGTGACGTGCCCCTCCGGCCCGACGCGCTGCCGCGCCTCGTCGACGAGGGCGAGGTGGCCGCGGTGGAGCGCGCCCATCGTCGGGACGAGGGCGAGCGTGCGGCCCGCGCAACGCGCGGCCTCGGCCGCGGCTTGCATGGCGGGAACGGTGCGGACGATGTCCATCGGGGCGGTGGTGGAAGAATGGGAGCGCCGGAATATCGGCAATAACCCCGTACAGCCCCGACCGCGAAACGCGGGCCCAGGGTATCTTCACCGAGTATCACCCGCTCATCCCCCATCCCCTCCGCTTCCATGTCCGATTTCCGTACCGAAAAAGACTCGCTCGGCGAGGTCCGTGTCCCGGCGAACGCGCGCTACGGCGCGCAGACGCAGCGCGCGAAGGAGAACTTCCCCATCTCCGACCTCCGCTTCCCCCGCCGCTTCATCGAGGCGCTCGGGATCGTCAAGAGCGCCGCCGCCCACGCGAACAACCAGCTCGGCCTCCTCCCCGCCGCCAAAGCCCTCGCGATCGCGAAGGCCGCCGAGCGCGTCGCCGACGGCGAGCTCGACGGCGAGTTCGTCCTCGACATCTTCCAGACCGGGAGCGGGACCTCGACGAACATGAACGCCAACGAGGTCATCGCCCACGTCGCCACGAAGGCGCTCGGCGATGCGGTCCACCCCAACGACGACGTGAACATGGGGCAGTCGTCGAACGACGTGATCCCGACGGCGATGCACGTCGCCGCCCGCGTCGGCATCGAGAAATCGCTGATCCCAGCGTTGGAACGGCTCCGCGACGCGCTGAAGCAGAAAGCCGAGGAGTTCGACGACGTGATCAAGAGCGGGCGGACGCACCTCATGGACGCCACGCCGGTCCGGCTCGGGCAGGAGTTCGGCGGCTACGCTTCGCAGGTCGAGCACGGCATCCGGCGGCTCCGCTTCGCGAGCGACGAACTCGCCGAGCTCGCCCTCGGCGGGACGGCCGTCGGGACCGGCATCAACCGGCCCGTGGGCTTCCCGGCGAAGGCGATCGCGAACATCTCCGAGGCGACGGGGCTCGACTTCCGCGAGGCCGAGAACCACTTCGAGGCGCAGTCCGCGAAGGACGCTTACGTCTCGGCGTCGGGCGGGCTCAACACCGTCGCCGTGTCCCTCATGAAGATCGCGAATGACATCCGCCACCTCTCGTCGGGACCGACGAGCGGGCTCGCCGAGATCCAGCTCCCGGCCGTCCAGCCCGGCTCGTCGATCATGCCGGGGAAGGTGAACCCGGTGCTGTCGGAAGCGCTGATGATGGTCGCCGCGCGCGTGATGGGCAACCACACGACGGTGACGGTCGGCGGGCAGCAGGGCAACTTCGAGCTGAACGTGATGATGCCGGTGATGGCCCACGCCCTGCTCGAAAGCATCGAGATCCTCGCGAGCGGCTGCGACGCGTTCCGCGAGAAGTGCCTCGTCGGGATCGAAGCCAACCGCGAGCGCTGCCGCGAGCTGCTCGAAAAGAACCCGTCGATCGCGACGGCGCTCAACGCCTCGATCGGCTACGACGCGGCATCGAAGGTGGCGAAGAAGGCCGCCGCCGAGGGCCGCTCCGTCCGCGACGTGCTCCAAGAGCTCGACCTCATCCCCGCCGACGAGATCGACGCCGTGCTCGACGTGCGCTCGATGACGGAGCCGGGGATTCCGGGGCAATGATTCCGGCGGACGATGCGTAGAGACGCAGTATGCTGCGTCTCTACAGGTTGGCGCATCGCCTGCTAAAAAACCTGCACGCCTCGAAATACTAGATCCGCGCCCGACGGCGTTAAGGCCCCGCACCCTCCGAACAAAACCCGCCCGGCGGGTCATGCAGCGTGTCCTCGGGCGCGCTGCATGTTTTTTCGGTGGATGCGCCGAGGGCATCCCCTTTCCGGGACACGATCCGTTCGACCGCGCGTAGGACCCCACCCCGCCCTCCGATAGACCTCTTCACGAACCGACCCCTACAGTCATGAGCACGAGCGCCACCCGCAAGCTCCCCGTTGCGCTTCTCGTCATCGCCGCGTTCATCGCGGGCATCTTCTTCGTCACCTCCAGCGGCGCCCTCTTCGACGGCGGCCTCTTCGGCAACGCCGAGGCGCAGCAGGCCCCCGCCGTCCGCGGCGACGTATCGCAGGGGATCGAGACCGCTACCGAACTCGGCGAGGCCTTCGCCGCGGTCGCCGAAGCCGTCAACCCCGCCGTCGTGTCCATCTCCACCACGCAGAACGTGGCCCAGTCTGAGATGGGCAACCCGTTCGAGGGCACGCCCTTCGAGCAGTTCTTCGGCGGAGGCGGGCAGGGGAATGGCAGCCAGGTCATCCCGCGCTCGGCCCTCGGCTCCGGCGCGATCGTCCGCCCGAACGGCTTCATCGTCACGAACAACCACGTCGTGGAAAACGCCGACGAGGTGCTCGTCCATTTCTTCGACGGGACCGAGCTCGTCGGCGAGATTGTGGGGACCGACCCCTTCGCCGACCTCGCCGTGATCAAGGTCGACGCCGAGCAGCTCCCGTACCTCGGCTTCGGCGAGGCCGAGCGGCTCCGCGTCGGGCAGTGGGTGATCGCCGTCGGCAGCCCGCTCCAGCAGTCGCTCTCGAACACGGTCACGGCCGGGATCATCTCGGCGCTCGGGCGGAGCCAGCAGATCAACCAGCTCGAGAACTTCATCCAGACCGACGCCTCGATCAACCCCGGCAACTCGGGCGGCCCGCTCGTGAACCTCCGCGGCCAGCTCATCGGGATCAACACGGCGATCGCGACGCGGACAGGCGGCTTCCAGGGCATCGGCTTCGCCATCCCCGTCGACATCGTCGAGAACGTGGTCGGCCAGCTCATCGAGACGGGCGAGGTCGAGCGCGGCTTCCTCGGCGTCTCGTTCGGCGCCATCTCGCAGTCCTACGCCCGGGCCCTCGACGTGCCCGTGGGCTCGGCCCAGGTTTCGTCCGTGCAGGACGGCAGTGCGGCAGACGACGCCGGGATCGAAGCGGGCGACGTGATCGTCTCCGTCGACGGCAACGAGCTCCGCAACAGCAGCGACCTCCTCTCGATCGTGGCGAACCGGCGGCCCGGCGACGAGCTCCGGCTGACGTACCTCCGGGGCGAGGACCGCCTCACGACGACGGTCACGCTTGGCGCGCGCGTAGAGGACGAGCAGGCCGCGAACCGGCCGCGCCGCGACCGCAAGCCGAGCGGCGACAACGGCCAGAAGGAGATGGACGTGCTCGGCATGACGCTCGGTGCGCTCACCGCCCGCCAGGCCGAGCAGTTCGGCTACGAATCCAACGCGGAGGGCGTCCTCGTGACGGGCGTGGAGCGCGGCACGGAGGCGTTCCGCGACGCGAACATCCGCGAGGGTGACCTCATCGTCAGCATCAGCGGTGAGAGTGTGACGAGCCTCGCCGACTTCGAGCGCATCTACGGCCGGATCGGCGAAGGCG is a window of Rhodothermales bacterium DNA encoding:
- the panD gene encoding aspartate 1-decarboxylase, which gives rise to MTITLFKGKLHRLTVTEADLYYEGSITLDAELLEAAKILPYEKVQVVNVNNGARLETYTIPAERGSRTVCLNGPAARLNAPGDEIIVIAYAEMTPEEAQSHRPRVVLVDENNDPKEVMDLDGTPISEPHIPGVTNATT
- a CDS encoding class II fumarate hydratase, translating into MSDFRTEKDSLGEVRVPANARYGAQTQRAKENFPISDLRFPRRFIEALGIVKSAAAHANNQLGLLPAAKALAIAKAAERVADGELDGEFVLDIFQTGSGTSTNMNANEVIAHVATKALGDAVHPNDDVNMGQSSNDVIPTAMHVAARVGIEKSLIPALERLRDALKQKAEEFDDVIKSGRTHLMDATPVRLGQEFGGYASQVEHGIRRLRFASDELAELALGGTAVGTGINRPVGFPAKAIANISEATGLDFREAENHFEAQSAKDAYVSASGGLNTVAVSLMKIANDIRHLSSGPTSGLAEIQLPAVQPGSSIMPGKVNPVLSEALMMVAARVMGNHTTVTVGGQQGNFELNVMMPVMAHALLESIEILASGCDAFREKCLVGIEANRERCRELLEKNPSIATALNASIGYDAASKVAKKAAAEGRSVRDVLQELDLIPADEIDAVLDVRSMTEPGIPGQ
- a CDS encoding outer membrane beta-barrel protein — protein: MSIARITTLLLLACAAWPVQAQDGARFGLKLGATSAELRFSNGTNGGGLESRFGLNAGVFAAVPVRGAWRALVAADYYRKGYEAGEFRDENNTRRFTDADFQYDYASLLIAPQYAATLGSGGLRFYAFLGPRLDLLAAERVVATVDGERETVELPFDTPGFESIVFGVSAGIGLDLADAVSMPLLIELRYDADVTPARSLRNGDSRFRTFSLRAGLSF
- a CDS encoding thiolase family protein, translated to MASVILSAARTPVGSFGGALKDVSAPDLGATAIKAALERAGIAPDAVDEVIMGCVVTAGVGQAPARQAAIKAGLPDKTPCMTINKVCGSGMKAVMLADQAIRAGDAKVVVAGGMENMSAAPFLLQNGRYGYGFGNGQVVDAMQHDGLTDAYSGEAMGVAADLCADTCNVPRERQDEFSVLSYQRAQESVNSGRFDAEVAPVTIKGRKGDTVVDKDEEPFRTNFDKIPTLRPVFTRDGGTVTAANASTINDGAAALLIADEDWAKEHSLKPLARIVASAQHAKPPVEFTTAPIQATEKVLEKTGLTIDDIDLFEVNEAFAVVSLAAQDALGIPTEKLNVNGGSVAIGHPIGASGARILTTLLYAMEQRDAKRGLAAICIGGGEATALIVERP
- a CDS encoding WG repeat-containing protein, with the translated sequence MRLLRSLFLLALVAAAGCTAVPIGVPPEVADRLPAPVPAEQVAAGADRFPIAVRGRWGYIDRAGEVVIEPQFDGAYAFAEGLARVEIDGRYGYIDPAGAVVLSPVYRQAFDFAEGRARVVLPTAGAELGSDAATAEARLLEAFIATDGTVIVPATLSRARDFGRSGDSTLAPVVRMRTRSYVPLGLSALAFLGVTLQDEGGWEVVGAGGDMAFRVENALNVLGLVDGRLPFAQNVGTWPFRARRWGYLDTEGRVAIAPQFRWASGFSEGRAAVVLDDRYGYIDTTGALVIPPQFGRAGAFSEARAPVRRAGQWGFVDRDGRVIVPAQYDFASEFSDGRALVQRGGQFGFVDADGAEVIPLRYDYARSFRDGLAFVRDGDREGYIDPDGAFVWSQPATPPR
- a CDS encoding porin family protein; protein product: MLFAVGLQPAQAQERLGYGVKLGVTAAELHNRGSGDARWGATGSFFVTSPLSGTMDFLGEIGYHAKGSRGEDFSEAARGEFDSRFNYIFLLAAPQYANTLGDGGLRLFAFAGPRADLFLGETFSFEEASADSDEPSVFLSRSFSPLVLGVAAGIGLDFARLLPVPLIAELRYNGDITPAYTFFGGDEQVRNRTFDLRLGLSF
- a CDS encoding Do family serine endopeptidase yields the protein MSTSATRKLPVALLVIAAFIAGIFFVTSSGALFDGGLFGNAEAQQAPAVRGDVSQGIETATELGEAFAAVAEAVNPAVVSISTTQNVAQSEMGNPFEGTPFEQFFGGGGQGNGSQVIPRSALGSGAIVRPNGFIVTNNHVVENADEVLVHFFDGTELVGEIVGTDPFADLAVIKVDAEQLPYLGFGEAERLRVGQWVIAVGSPLQQSLSNTVTAGIISALGRSQQINQLENFIQTDASINPGNSGGPLVNLRGQLIGINTAIATRTGGFQGIGFAIPVDIVENVVGQLIETGEVERGFLGVSFGAISQSYARALDVPVGSAQVSSVQDGSAADDAGIEAGDVIVSVDGNELRNSSDLLSIVANRRPGDELRLTYLRGEDRLTTTVTLGARVEDEQAANRPRRDRKPSGDNGQKEMDVLGMTLGALTARQAEQFGYESNAEGVLVTGVERGTEAFRDANIREGDLIVSISGESVTSLADFERIYGRIGEGETFILTLQRAGQQGRQVYRTALTK
- the panC gene encoding pantoate--beta-alanine ligase; amino-acid sequence: MDIVRTVPAMQAAAEAARCAGRTLALVPTMGALHRGHLALVDEARQRVGPEGHVTVSIFVNPTQFGPGEDFDAYPRTLDADLDALGASGGVDAVFTPSVDAMYDDGAVTTVAVAGMGEHLCGAFRPGHFDGVTTVVAKLFLACRPHLAVFGRKDAQQFLILRRMTRDLGLGVELVGLDTVREADGLALSSRNRYLSEEERKQAIVLSQALSAVREQVAAGERQASTLVDTMRVKIAAAPLARLQYAEVVNTETLQPIDRLRPGQEALAALAVHFGGARLIDNTFLTID